A genomic stretch from Qipengyuania pelagi includes:
- a CDS encoding ribose-phosphate pyrophosphokinase: MKIMAANSNLPLARAIAAYLEMPLVDAGVRRFADEEIFVEIHENVRGEDVFVVQSTSFPANDNLMELLICIDALKRASARRITAVVPYFGYARQDRKPGPRTPISAKLVANLITHAGADRVLAVDLHAGQIQGFFDIPTDNLYAAPVMAADIQARYGDQDLMVVSPDVGGVVRARALAKRLDNAPLAIVDKRRDRPGESEVMNIIGEVQGRHCILIDDIVDSGGTLCNAAQALLDQGASSVAAYITHGVLSGSAVARVDKSALKELVITDSIRATDDAMDSDRIRILTIAPLIGEAVRRIADESSVSSLFD; the protein is encoded by the coding sequence ATGAAGATCATGGCCGCCAATTCGAACCTGCCGCTCGCCCGCGCGATTGCGGCCTATCTCGAAATGCCTTTGGTGGACGCGGGCGTGCGCCGCTTCGCCGACGAGGAGATCTTCGTCGAGATCCACGAGAACGTGCGCGGCGAGGACGTGTTCGTGGTCCAGTCGACCAGCTTTCCGGCCAACGACAATCTGATGGAATTGCTGATCTGCATCGACGCGCTGAAGCGCGCCTCGGCGCGGCGGATCACGGCGGTCGTCCCCTATTTCGGCTATGCGCGCCAGGACCGCAAACCCGGCCCGCGCACGCCGATCTCGGCCAAGCTGGTCGCGAATCTCATCACCCATGCGGGCGCCGACCGGGTGCTGGCTGTCGATCTCCACGCCGGGCAGATCCAGGGCTTCTTCGACATTCCGACCGACAATCTCTACGCCGCGCCCGTGATGGCCGCCGATATCCAGGCGCGGTACGGCGATCAGGATCTGATGGTCGTCAGCCCCGATGTCGGCGGCGTGGTGCGTGCCCGCGCGCTTGCCAAGCGGCTCGACAACGCCCCCCTCGCCATCGTCGACAAACGGCGCGACCGGCCGGGCGAATCGGAGGTCATGAACATCATCGGCGAGGTGCAGGGGCGCCACTGCATCCTGATCGACGATATCGTCGATTCGGGCGGGACACTCTGTAATGCGGCCCAGGCCCTGCTCGATCAGGGCGCCAGCAGCGTGGCCGCCTACATCACCCACGGCGTCCTGTCGGGCAGCGCGGTGGCGCGCGTCGACAAATCGGCGCTGAAGGAGCTCGTGATCACCGATTCGATCCGCGCGACCGACGATGCGATGGATTCGGACCGCATCCGCATCCTCACCATCGCGCCGTTGATCGGCGAGGCGGTGCGCCGGATCGCGGACGAAAGTTCGGTCAGCTCGCTCTTCGACTGA
- a CDS encoding TonB family protein, with protein sequence MAYADQQMSGNRVIAIIIVALIHIALGYALVTGLAYEAATKVLERVTTIDVEEPPPPPEPEEEPPPPEPQPDTAPPPPVAPPPPVNVSTRPPDIRTQTTIPPPAPPAIRIPPPAPIAPPAPPPAPPPPPPPPSQARGVSPQNAGRWAAQIQGDYPSAALRRDEAGTVTMRITVGANGRVESCSVTGSSGSSSLDDAACRGMQRYARYNPALNAAGNPISATTTQSIRYVLPD encoded by the coding sequence ATGGCTTATGCTGACCAACAGATGAGCGGCAATCGCGTAATCGCGATTATTATTGTTGCCCTCATCCACATTGCCCTAGGCTATGCGCTCGTCACCGGCCTCGCCTACGAGGCTGCTACCAAGGTGCTCGAACGCGTAACCACGATCGATGTGGAAGAGCCCCCGCCCCCGCCTGAGCCGGAGGAGGAGCCCCCGCCCCCCGAGCCGCAGCCGGATACCGCGCCGCCGCCGCCAGTGGCCCCGCCGCCGCCGGTGAACGTGTCGACCCGTCCGCCGGACATCCGCACGCAGACGACGATTCCTCCGCCCGCACCGCCGGCGATCCGGATTCCGCCGCCCGCGCCGATCGCGCCGCCGGCTCCGCCGCCCGCGCCTCCGCCGCCCCCGCCCCCGCCTTCGCAGGCACGTGGCGTGTCGCCGCAGAACGCCGGTCGCTGGGCAGCGCAGATCCAGGGGGACTATCCCTCTGCCGCCCTGCGGCGTGATGAAGCGGGAACCGTGACCATGCGGATCACCGTAGGCGCCAATGGCCGGGTGGAATCATGTTCGGTTACGGGAAGCTCGGGTTCGAGTTCGCTGGACGATGCCGCGTGCCGCGGGATGCAGCGTTACGCACGGTACAATCCCGCCTTGAACGCCGCCGGGAATCCGATTTCCGCGACGACCACACAATCCATTCGCTACGTCCTGCCCGATTGA
- a CDS encoding helix-turn-helix domain-containing protein, with protein MATRRAAEEREGDKLDETASAPLVGRTGRARDGNALALNVAPDADLKPWLSWFAATHADMPTGGVLEGGILSDHAAIRVLHGGTWSAQTADGPRVFAPGERGMTLYFGPQSAVMSITVDGPFKVISIYLGVGGAQALSAPAQSEMIDRVLDYDQLTGRGHFASLFDFTASPQAWYNTFAREFRRYLAAVEPAGPDRIALAFEACTLAQPDFTLQDFAEANDVSTRTVERVVRKAYGLTPKQVMRRARALDLAAALLGVAQNEEEAEMKLRYYDQSHQIREIRHFFDRTPRQLREEANPLLLLNLEIRQSRRIEALQRLDPDQPAPWRDPLAEL; from the coding sequence GTGGCCACGCGACGTGCGGCGGAGGAAAGGGAGGGCGACAAGCTCGACGAGACCGCATCCGCGCCACTCGTCGGTCGGACCGGGCGTGCGCGCGACGGCAATGCGCTCGCGCTGAACGTCGCTCCCGACGCCGATCTGAAACCGTGGCTGAGCTGGTTCGCCGCCACCCATGCGGACATGCCGACAGGCGGCGTCCTCGAGGGCGGCATATTGAGCGACCACGCCGCGATCAGAGTGCTTCACGGCGGCACCTGGTCGGCCCAGACCGCCGATGGCCCGCGCGTCTTCGCACCGGGAGAGCGCGGGATGACGCTGTATTTCGGGCCGCAGAGCGCGGTCATGTCGATCACGGTCGACGGGCCGTTCAAGGTCATCAGCATCTATCTCGGCGTCGGCGGCGCGCAAGCGCTGAGCGCCCCGGCACAGAGCGAAATGATCGACCGGGTGCTCGATTACGACCAGCTGACCGGTCGCGGCCATTTCGCGTCGCTGTTCGATTTCACCGCCAGCCCGCAAGCCTGGTACAACACCTTTGCGCGCGAATTTCGCCGATATCTCGCGGCGGTGGAGCCTGCCGGTCCCGATCGCATCGCGCTCGCATTCGAAGCCTGCACGCTCGCGCAGCCGGATTTCACTCTGCAGGACTTCGCCGAGGCGAACGACGTGTCAACCCGCACGGTGGAGCGGGTGGTCCGCAAGGCTTACGGCCTGACGCCGAAACAGGTGATGCGGCGCGCCCGCGCGCTCGATCTCGCGGCAGCGCTGCTGGGCGTCGCGCAGAACGAAGAGGAGGCCGAGATGAAGCTGCGCTATTACGACCAGTCGCACCAGATCCGCGAGATCCGCCACTTCTTCGACCGGACCCCGCGCCAGTTGCGCGAAGAGGCCAATCCGCTCCTGCTGCTCAATCTCGAAATCCGCCAGTCGCGCCGGATCGAAGCCTTGCAGCGGCTCGATCCCGACCAGCCCGCGCCCTGGCGCGATCCGCTGGCCGAATTGTAG
- a CDS encoding homoserine dehydrogenase yields the protein MLDSEAKPLRIALAGLGTVGAGVLRLLETNRAVVEARAGRPFEVVAVSARDRHRDRGVDLSPYAWCDDMTALAERDDVDVVVELVGGSDGPALALARRTLDAGKSLVTANKAMVAHHGMALAEASAIGGGALKFEAAVAGGIPVVKGLREGAAANAIERVSGILNGTCNFILTNMEKSGADFDAVLSEAQAKGYAEADPAFDIEGVDAAHKLAILAAIGFGARIDFDSVSVTGITEVRAADIARARTLGFVIRLVGIADCDLAEDGTPRLLQRVRPCLVPRHHPLAHVDGPTNAVVAEGNFSGRLLFQGAGAGDGPTASAVVSDLIDIARGDIGAPFSVPVSDLVTMAPADPGHRVGRDYIRFTVRDRPGVLAEITAATRDANVSIESLIQQGRDEDGGEVLVAMVTHEGQERCVAKALNLLEGSDSLTAAPLVLPILRD from the coding sequence ATGCTTGATTCGGAGGCGAAACCGCTGCGCATCGCGCTTGCCGGGCTGGGCACGGTGGGGGCGGGCGTTCTGCGCCTGCTGGAAACCAATCGCGCCGTCGTCGAAGCGCGCGCGGGCAGGCCGTTCGAGGTCGTCGCCGTCAGCGCGCGTGACCGCCATCGCGATCGCGGCGTGGACCTTTCCCCCTATGCCTGGTGCGACGACATGACCGCCCTAGCCGAGCGCGACGATGTCGACGTGGTGGTCGAGCTGGTCGGCGGATCGGACGGACCCGCGCTTGCACTGGCGCGCCGCACGCTGGATGCTGGCAAGTCGCTGGTCACCGCCAACAAGGCCATGGTTGCGCATCACGGGATGGCTCTGGCCGAGGCGTCAGCGATCGGTGGCGGCGCGCTCAAGTTCGAAGCGGCGGTCGCGGGCGGTATCCCGGTGGTGAAAGGATTGCGCGAGGGGGCCGCGGCGAACGCGATCGAGCGCGTCTCGGGCATTCTCAACGGCACCTGCAATTTCATCCTGACGAATATGGAAAAGAGCGGCGCGGATTTCGACGCCGTCCTGTCGGAGGCGCAGGCCAAGGGCTATGCCGAGGCCGATCCTGCCTTCGACATCGAAGGCGTGGACGCGGCCCACAAGCTCGCCATCCTCGCCGCGATCGGATTCGGCGCGCGCATCGATTTCGATTCGGTCTCGGTGACGGGGATTACCGAAGTGCGCGCCGCCGATATCGCGCGCGCCCGCACGCTAGGCTTCGTTATCCGCCTGGTCGGGATCGCCGATTGCGATCTGGCGGAGGATGGCACGCCGCGCCTGCTCCAGCGCGTCAGGCCCTGTCTCGTCCCCCGGCACCATCCGCTCGCCCATGTCGACGGGCCGACCAATGCGGTCGTCGCGGAAGGAAATTTCTCCGGTCGCCTGCTGTTTCAGGGCGCGGGCGCGGGCGACGGGCCGACGGCGAGCGCGGTCGTCTCCGATCTCATCGATATCGCGCGCGGCGATATCGGCGCGCCGTTCTCGGTCCCGGTGTCGGACCTCGTGACGATGGCTCCCGCCGATCCCGGCCACCGCGTGGGGCGCGATTACATCCGCTTCACCGTGCGCGACCGGCCCGGCGTCCTCGCCGAGATCACCGCCGCGACGCGCGACGCCAATGTCTCGATCGAAAGCCTGATCCAGCAGGGCCGCGACGAGGACGGGGGCGAAGTGCTGGTGGCCATGGTCACCCATGAAGGGCAGGAACGCTGCGTCGCCAAGGCGCTCAACCTGCTCGAAGGGTCGGACAGCCTTACCGCGGCGCCGCTGGTGCTTCCGATCCTGCGGGACTGA
- the glpX gene encoding class II fructose-bisphosphatase produces the protein MNSKTDTARNPLDRILVLEMVRVTEAAAVAASKLIGRGDEKAADAAAVEAMRQAFDELYMDGTVVIGEGERDEAPMLYIGEKVGGAPGKGPKIDIALDPLEGTTITAKAGPNSLAVLAAAGEGDLLNAPDVYMDKLAVGPGYPDGIIDLAKSPTENVKAVAEAKGVAPGDIIVCVLDRPRHADLIAELRALGCGVVLIGDGDVAGVIAVTDEDTTIDMYMGQGGAPEGVLAAAALRCVGGQFNGRLVFRNEDEKARAAKWGIDDLDRIYTRDDLVKGDCIFAATGVTSGSLLEGVKYRRDGKMTTESVVMRASSGTVRWIKGEHQAK, from the coding sequence ATGAATTCGAAGACCGACACCGCTCGCAATCCGCTCGACCGCATCCTCGTGCTCGAAATGGTCCGTGTGACCGAGGCTGCGGCTGTCGCTGCGTCGAAACTGATCGGGCGGGGCGATGAGAAGGCCGCCGATGCCGCCGCGGTCGAAGCCATGCGTCAGGCCTTCGACGAGCTCTACATGGATGGCACCGTCGTGATCGGCGAAGGCGAGCGGGACGAGGCACCGATGCTTTACATTGGCGAAAAGGTCGGCGGCGCACCGGGCAAGGGGCCGAAGATCGACATCGCGCTCGACCCGCTGGAAGGCACCACGATCACGGCCAAGGCCGGTCCGAACTCCCTCGCCGTGCTGGCGGCGGCGGGCGAAGGCGACCTCCTGAACGCGCCGGACGTCTATATGGACAAATTGGCCGTCGGCCCCGGCTATCCCGACGGAATCATCGACCTCGCCAAGTCGCCGACCGAGAACGTGAAGGCGGTGGCGGAAGCCAAGGGCGTCGCGCCGGGCGACATCATCGTCTGCGTGCTCGACCGGCCGCGCCATGCCGATCTGATCGCCGAATTGCGCGCTTTGGGCTGCGGCGTCGTGCTGATCGGCGACGGGGACGTCGCTGGCGTGATCGCGGTGACCGACGAGGACACCACGATCGACATGTATATGGGCCAGGGCGGCGCGCCCGAGGGCGTGCTGGCGGCAGCGGCGCTGCGCTGCGTGGGCGGACAGTTCAACGGGCGCCTCGTCTTCCGCAACGAGGATGAAAAGGCCCGCGCGGCCAAGTGGGGCATCGACGATCTCGACCGCATCTATACGCGCGACGATCTGGTGAAGGGCGACTGCATCTTTGCCGCCACCGGCGTGACCAGCGGGTCGCTGCTCGAAGGCGTGAAATACCGCCGCGACGGCAAGATGACGACCGAGAGCGTGGTGATGCGCGCCAGCTCGGGCACCGTGCGCTGGATCAAGGGCGAGCATCAGGCGAAATAG
- a CDS encoding acyl-CoA thioesterase yields MAHPFSHRFRVRYAEVDPQAVVFNSRYLEYADVVVSEFFRARRAEGMPDLEFHIRKAEVDYLRPIRLEELIEGRLRVERIGNSSMAMRIELHGTAQGEGADDLRAVIALVQVHVDLDSGEALRIPDSLRQAFAPFLGESAKEKVDA; encoded by the coding sequence ATGGCCCATCCGTTCTCCCACCGTTTCCGCGTGCGCTATGCCGAGGTCGATCCCCAGGCGGTCGTCTTCAATTCGCGCTATCTCGAATATGCCGATGTCGTCGTGTCGGAATTCTTCCGCGCCCGCCGGGCCGAGGGAATGCCCGATCTCGAATTCCATATCCGCAAGGCGGAGGTCGATTATCTGCGCCCGATTCGGCTCGAAGAGCTGATCGAGGGCCGATTGCGGGTCGAGAGGATCGGCAATTCGAGCATGGCGATGCGGATCGAATTGCACGGAACGGCACAAGGGGAAGGCGCGGACGATCTGCGCGCCGTGATCGCGCTCGTCCAGGTCCATGTCGATCTCGACAGCGGGGAGGCTTTGCGCATTCCCGACAGCTTGCGGCAGGCCTTCGCGCCTTTCCTTGGCGAGTCAGCGAAGGAGAAGGTCGATGCTTGA